One genomic region from Populus nigra chromosome 8, ddPopNigr1.1, whole genome shotgun sequence encodes:
- the LOC133701352 gene encoding secretory carrier-associated membrane protein 4: MSRYNSDPNPFDEEEEVNPFSKGAVAPASKARIPPLGHEAMGFGHNDATVDIPLDTMNDSKKKGKDLASWEADLKRREKEIKRREDAVAKTGITPNDKNWPPFFPIIHHDIANEIPIHAQRIQYLAFASWLGIVLCLVFNVIAVTVCWIRGGGVKIFFLAIIYALMGCPLSYVLWYRPLYRAMRTDSALKFSWFFVFYLIHIGFCIFAAIAPPIVFHGKSLTGILPAVDVFSDHVLVGIFYLVGFGLFCLESLLSLWVLQKIYMYFRGNK; encoded by the exons AAGGGCGCGGTTGCTCCGGCATCAAAGGCACGCATTCCTCCTTTGGGACATGAAGCTATGGGATTTGGGCACAATGATGCAACAGTTGACATTCCACTTGATACAATGAAT GATTCAAAGAAAAAGGGGAAAGACCTCGCATCTTGGGAAGCAGATCTTAAAAGGAGGGAAAAG GAAATCAAAAGGAGGGAAGATGCTGTTGCTAAAA CTGGCATTACCCCGAATGATAAAAATTGGCCACCTTTTTTCCCTATCATCCATCATGATATAGCAAATGAAATACCCATCCATGCCCAAAGGATACAGTATTTGGCTTTTGCCAGTTGGTTAG GTATTGTCCTTTGTCTTGTCTTCAATGTAATTGCTGTGACAGTATGTTGGATTAGAGGCGGAG GTGTCAAAATCTTTTTCCTTGCCATAATCTATGCGCTGATGGGATGTCCACTTTCATATGTCTTGTGGTACAGACCTCTCTATCGAGCAATGAg GACGGATAGCGCATTGAAGTTTAGCTGGTTTTTCGTGTTCTACCTG ATTCATATTGGTTTCTGTATATTTGCTGCTATTGCTCCTCCAATTGTCTTCCATGGGAAGTCTTTGAC GGGCATCCTTCCAGCAGTTGATGTCTTCTCTGACCATGTGTTGGTTGGG ATTTTCTACTTAGTAGGGTTTGGCCTGTTTTGCTTAGAGTCACTTCTCAGCTTGTGGGTCCTTCAG AAAATCTATATGTACTTCAGGGGGAACAAGTGA
- the LOC133701351 gene encoding phosphoribulokinase, chloroplastic-like has product MAVCTVYTTQSLNSTCSISTPTKTHLGFNQRHVVFYSTNKKTTKRASSAVITCSADTQTVVIGLAADSGCGKSTFMRRLTSVFGGAAEPPRGGNPDSNTLISDTTTVICLDDYHSLDRTGRKEKGVTALDPRANNFDLMYEQVKAIKDGTAVEKPIYNHVTGLLDPPELIKPPKILVIEGLHPMYDQRVRDLLDFSIYLDISNEVKFAWKIQRDMAERGHSLESIKASIEARKPDFDAYIDPQKQYADAVIEVLPTQLIPDDNEGKVLRVKLIMKEGVEFFSPVYLFDEGSSISWIPCGRKLTCSYPGIKFSYGPDAYYGHEVSVLEMDGQFDRLDELIYVESHLSNISTKFYGEVTQQMLKHADFPGSNNGTGLFQTIVGLKIRDLFEQIVASRAKTPVEATKA; this is encoded by the exons ATGGCAGTTTGCACGGTATACACTACGCAGTCCCTCAATTCAACTTGCTCAATCTCCACCCCAACAAAAACCCACTTGGGGTTTAACCAAAGACATGTAGTGTTCTATAGCACTAACAAGAAAACAACCAAGAGGGCTAGCAGTGCTGTGATAACCTGCTCAGCTGACACACAAACTGTTGTGATTGGCCTAGCAGCAGACTCTGGGTGTGGTAAGAGTACCTTCATGAGGAGGTTAACAAGTGTTTTTGGAGGTGCAGCAGAGCCACCAAGAGGTGGCAATCCTGACTCGAACACACTCATAAGCGACACTACAACTGTAATATGTTTAGACGATTATCACTCACTTGATAGGACTGGAAGGAAAGAGAAGGGTGTCACTGCGCTTGATCCAAGAGCCAACAACTTTGATCTCATGTACGAGCAAGTAAAGGCTATCAAAGATGGGACTGCTGTTGAGAAACCAATTTACAATCATGTTACAGGTCTCTTGGATCCTCCTGAGCTTATTAAGCCTCCTAAGATTCTTGTCATTGAAGGTTTGCATCCAAT GTATGACCAACGTGTGAGGGACCTCTTGGACTTCAGTATCTACTTGGACATTAGCAACGAGGTTAAATTTGCATGGAAAATTCAG AGGGACATGGCTGAGCGAGGACACAGTCTTGAAAGCATTAAAGCTAGTATTGAAGCACGCAAGCCGGATTTTGATGCTTATATTG ATCCACAAAAGCAATATGCCGATGCTGTCATTGAAGTGCTGCCAACCCAACTCATTCCGGACGACAACGAGGGGAAGGTTTTAAGAGTTAAGCTGATCATGAAAGAAGGGGTGGAATTTTTCAGCCCTGTCTACTTGTTTGATGAAGGCTCTTCTATTTCATGGATCCCGTGTGGTAGGAAGCTCACCTGCTCTTACCCTGGCATCAAATTCTCCTATGGGCCCGACGCTTACTACGGCCATGAG GTGTCTGTACTGGAAATGGATGGGCAATTTGACAGATTAGATGAGCTCATCTATGTCGAAAGCCATCTAAGTAACATCTCTACCAAGTTCTATGGGGAAGTCACCCAGCAGATGTTGAAGCATGCTGATTTCCCCGGCAGCAACAACGGAACAGGTCTCTTCCAGACAATCGTCGGATTGAAAATAAGAGACCTCTTCGAGCAAATTGTTGCCAGCAGGGCCAAAACCCCAGTTGAAGCCACAAAAGCCTAA
- the LOC133701348 gene encoding plastidal glycolate/glycerate translocator 1, chloroplastic, producing the protein MSIQKKKKKRKKKKTTLWTPPRRKGKRKGKIRALLLTLPMATPLVAHSVQLCHHHSKQYSFKSQSPVNRDIRTKTLLGVYNGFQNVYNQSYFHKTWAPIRVPEPNSRFLQMGPQETCSSRGISKKSMSSEGSTSTSSSSISQQVIGILHLLVSLGIILAMDKLLKKAFVAAAIKFPSALFGMFCIFSVLVILDITIPAAATSLMNFFQPALLFIQRWLPLFYVPSLVVLPLSVKDIPAASGVKICFITAGGWLASLCVAGFTAIAVRKMVKTEMTDAEPMAKPSPFSPLEMWAWSGVFLVSFVVALLYRTALGTAARTCLPFLLASTVLGYMVGSGLPSGVKKVFHPIICCALSADLAALAFGFLSQSGLDPVLGYYLTKVSSNPGAGDVLMGFLGPVILSFAFSMFKQRKLVKRHAAEIFTSVIVSTLFSLYSTALVGRLVGLEPTLTVSIIPRCITVALALSIVSFFEGANSSLTAAVVVVTGLIGANFVQAVLDKLNFRDPIARGIATASSAHGLGTAALSAKEPEALPFCAIAYALTGIFGSLFCSVPAVRQSLLAIIG; encoded by the exons ATgtccatacaaaaaaaaaaaaaaaaaagaaagaaaaaaaagaccacCCTTTGGACCCCTCCacggagaaaaggaaaaagaaaaggaaaaataagagCTCTCCTTCTAACTCTTCCCATGGCTACTCCTTTAGTCGCTCATTCCGTTCAACTCTGTCATCACCACTCAAAACAATATTCTTTCAAATCACAATCACCTGTCAATAGGGATATCCGTACAAAAACACTACTTGGTGTTTACAATGGATTCCAAAATGTATATAACCAATCTTATTTTCATAAGACTTGGGCACCCATTAGAGTTCCTGAGCCTAATTCAAGGTTCTTGCAAATGGGTCCTCAAGAAACCTGCTCTAGTCGAGGAATTTCCAAGAAATCTATGAGCTCAGAAGGCAGTACCAGTACTAGCTCTTCATCTATTTCTCAACAG GTGATTGGGATCTTGCATTTGCTTGTTTCACTTGGGATTATCCTTGCAATGGATAAGTTGTTGAAAAAGGCATTTGTGGCTGCTGCTATCAAGTTTCCAAGTGCTCTGTTTGGCATGTTCTGCATATTCTCAGTTTTAGTCATTCTTGATATAACTATTCCGGCTGCTGCAACAAGCTTAATGAACTTCTTCCAGCCAGCACTGTTATTCATTCAGAGATGGCTTCCGTTGTTCTACGTTCCATCATTGGTTGTTTTGCCTCTCTCTGTTAAAGATATCCCTGCTGCATCAGGTGTCAAGATTTGCTTCATCACAG CTGGAGGGTGGTTGGCGTCACTTTGTGTGGCGGGTTTTACAGCTATTGCTGTGAGAAAAATGGTGAAGACAGAAATGACTGATGCTGAGCCTATGGCGAAACCCTCTCCTTTTTCTCCATTGGAAATGTGGGCTTGGAGTGGGGTCTTCCTTGTATCATTTGTTGTCGCCTTATTATATAGAACGGCATTGGGGACTGCAGCCAGAACATGCCTTCCTTTCCTACTAGCGTCCACCGTGCTAGGCTATATGGTTGGTTCTGG GTTACCATCTGGTGTTAAGAAGGTTTTCCATCCCATTATTTGCTGTGCACTATCTGCAGATTTGGCAGCGTTGGCCTTTGGGTTCCTTTCCCAATCTGGACTTGATCCCGTTCTAG GATATTACCTTACAAAAGTTTCATCTAATCCTGGAGCTGGTGATGTGTTAATGGGATTCTTGGGACCTGTCATTCTTTCTTTTGCCTTCTCAATGTTCAAGCAGCGAAAG CTTGTTAAGAGACATGCAGCTGAGATTTTCACGTCCGTCATTGTTTCAACACTATTTTCATTGTATTCAACGGCTCTCGTGGGACGTCTAGTTGGGTTAGAACCAACGTTGACTGTGTCCATTATTCCCAGATGTATAACCGTGGCATTAGCCCTCAGCATTGTGTCATTCTTTGAAG GTGCCAATTCATCTCTCACAGCTGCTGTAGTTGTTGTAACTGGTCTCATTGGAGCAAATTTTGTACAAGCAGTGCTCGATAAATTAAATTTTCGTGATCCCATTGCTCGAGGAATAGCAACTGCTTCCAG TGCTCATGGACTGGGAACTGCAGCATTGTCAGCCAAGGAACCTGAGGCACTTCCATTTTGTGCCATCGCTTATGCTCTCACTGGTATATTTGGTTCATTGTTTTGTTCAGTTCCTGCAGTTAGGCAAAGCTTACTTGCAATAATTGGCTGA
- the LOC133701349 gene encoding 4-coumarate--CoA ligase-like 6, translated as MEKLTATASKTTLPEWYSPETGIYSSKHPPIPLPADPFLDVVSFIFSHHNHNGLTALIDSSSGFSISYSKILPLVKSVASGLSNMGIKQGDVVLLLLPNSIHFPIVFLGVLYLGGIVSTMNPLSSELEVKQRIVDCNACIAFVELEKVGKFQPLGIPVIGVPENVNFDEKSNDFEAFYTLVYSKGDVGVKPVIRQQDTAAIMYSSGTTAASKGVVLTHRNFISMVELFVKFEASQYEYSSTDNVYLAVLPMFHIYGLSLFVVGLLSLGSSIVVMRKFDVSEMVKVIDRYGVTHFPVVPPILTALTRTAKGVCGNSLKCLKLVSCGAAPLFGKTIQDFVEVLPHVDFIQGYGLTESTAVGTRGLNTEKFQKYSSIGLLAPNIEAKVVDWITGALLPPGGSGELWIRGPGVMKEYLNDGEATALTIDKDGWLHTGDVVYADHDGYLYVVDRLKEIIKYKGFQIAPADLEAVLISHCEILDAAVIPVVDKECGEIPVAFVVKRQGSMLTQEAIINYVAEQVAPYKKVRKVIFTQSIPKSAAGKILRRELKRSLTSKL; from the exons ATGGAGAAACTCACTGCCACCGCCTCAAAAACAACACTCCCAGAGTGGTACTCACCGGAAACAGGAATTTATAGCAGCAAACACCCTCCTATACCTTTACCTGCAGACCCATTTCTTGATgttgtttctttcattttttcacACCATAACCACAATGGCCTTACAGCTCTTATTGATTCCTCTTCTGGGTTTTCAATCTCTTACTCAAAGATTCTACCATTGGTGAAATCCGTTGCCTCTGGTCTTAGTAACATGGGCATTAAACAAGGTGACgttgttttgcttttgttgCCGAATTCCATTCACTTTCCCATTGTTTTCCTCGGCGTGTTGTATCTTGGTGGCATTGTCAGTACCATGAATCCACTTAGTAGTGAACTAGAAGTCAAGCAGAGAATTGTTGATTGTAATGCATGTATTGCTTTTGTTGAACTAGAAAAAGTTGGTAAATTTCAGCCACTGGGGATTCCTGTGATTGGTGTACCAGAAAATGtaaattttgatgagaaaagtaATGACTTTGAAGCTTTCTATACGCTAGTTTATAGTAAGGGTGATGTGGGTGTAAAGCCAGTGATTAGGCAGCAAGATACAGCAGCAATAATGTATTCTTCAGGTACTACTGCTGCTAGTAAAGGGGTTGTTCTAACACATAGGAATTTTATATCCATGGTTGagctttttgttaaatttgaggCTTCACAGTACGAGTATTCGAGTACGGATAATGTGTATTTAGCTGTTTTGCCAATGTTTCATATATATGGGCTGTCGCTTTTTGTTGTGGGATTACTGTCACTGGGGTCTAGCATTGTTGTAATGAGGAAATTTGATGTCAGTGAGATGGTGAAGGTGATTGATAGGTATGGAGTAACTCATTTTCCAGTTGTTCCGCCAATACTGACTGCGTTGACAAGGACTGCAAAAGGTGTTTGTGGAAATAGCTTGAAGTGTTTGAAGCTGGTTTCATGTGGAGCGGCTCCTTTGTTTGGCAAAACCATACAGGATTTTGTGGAGGTTCTTCCGCATGTTGATTTCATTCAG GGATATGGCCTGACTGAGTCAACGGCTGTAGGAACCCGTGGCCTCAACActgaaaaattccaaaaatattctTCCATCGGACTTTTGGCTCCAAATATTGAAGCTAAAGTAGTGGATTGGATTACTGGAGCTTTATTGCCTCCTGGGGGGAGTGGTGAGCTTTGGATTCGGGGACCTGGAGTTATGAAAG AGTATTTAAACGATGGAGAGGCAACTGCATTGACCATTGACAAAGATGGTTGGCTACATACCGGGGATGTTGTTTATGCTGATCATGATGGGTACTTATATGTAGTTGACCGCTTGAAAGAGATTATCAAGTACAAGGGCTTTCAG ATTGCTCCTGCAGATTTAGAGGCTGTATTGATTTCGCATTGTGAGATACTTGATGCTGCTGTAATACC TGTCGTCGATAAAGAATGTGGAGAGATACCAGTAGCGTTTGTAGTCAAGAGGCAGGGAAGCATGCTAACACAGGAAGCTATTATCAACTATGTGGCCGAGCAG GTCGCACCTTATAAGAAGGTTAGGAAGGTGATCTTTACACAATCAATCCCAAAGTCTGCAGCTGGAAAGATACTCCGGAGGGAGCTCAAGCGCTCCTTGACTTCTAAACTGTAA
- the LOC133702307 gene encoding CSC1-like protein At1g32090: protein MATLQDIGVSAFINILGAFAFLLAFALLRIQPINDRVYFPKWYISGGRSSPRRAGNFVGKLVNLNIKTYLTFLNWMPQALKMSEAEIINHAGLDSAVFLRIYTLGLKIFVPITILALLILIPVNVSSGTLFFLRKELVMSDIDKLSISNVRPRSIRFFIHIALQYAFTTWTCFMLYKEYDHVASMRLRFLASQRRHAEQFTVVVRNVPHVSGRSVFDTVEQFFKKNHPNTYLCQQAVYNASKFAKLVRKRDRLRNWLDYNQLKFERHPDKRPTRKKGFLGIWGERVDSIEYYKQQIKLLEKNMASERQKILKDSKSILPVSFVSFNSRWGAAVCAQTQQSKNPTLWLTNWAPDPRDIYWCNLAIPFVSLTIRKLIISLSVFALVFFYMIPIAFVQSLANLEGLEKVAPFLRPVIELKFIKSFLQGFLPGLALKIFLYILPAVLMIMSKIEGYIAHSTLERRAAAKYYYFMLVNVFLGSIIAGTAFEQLDAFLHQSPTQIPRTIGVSIPMKATFFITYIMVDGWAGIAGEILRLKPLIIFHLKNMFLVKTERDREKAMNPGSVDFPETLPSLQLYFLLGIVYAVVTPILLPFILVFFAFAYLVYRHQIINVYNQQYESAAAFWPHVHSRIIASLLISQLLLLGLLSTKKAAKSTPLLVILPILTLSFHKFCKSRFEPAFRRYPLEEAMEKDILDRTTESDINLKAYLADAYLHPIFHSFEEEELVEVEVKVERNKSHTASDPTTEINPPSPPHQVNHPFSPPHYMYHPSSPPQHVYEPSSPSHYAYHYENDIYHPPSPPHYAYHYENEP from the exons ATGGCAACTCTTCAGGACATAGGAGTCTCAGCTTTCATAAACATTCTTGGTGCTTTTGCATTCTTGCTGGCTTTTGCTCTACTGAGAATCCAACCCATCAATGACAGAGTTTACTTTCCAAAGTGGTACATTAGTGGAGGAAGGAGCAGCCCAAGAAGGGCTGGTAACTTTGTGGGCAAATTGGTCAACCTCAATATCAAGACTTACCTGACTTTCTTGAACTGGATGCCTCAAGCCTTGAAGATGAGCGAAGCAGAGATTATCAACCATGCTGGTCTTGACTCTGCTGTTTTTTTGAGGATTTACACTCTCGG CTTAAAGATTTTTGTTCCAATTACAATCCTTGCGCTCTTAATTCTCATTCCAGTGAATGTATCCAGTGGAACACTATTCTTTTTAAGGAAAGAATTGGTTATGAGTGACATTGACAAGCTTTCAATATCAAATGTCCGTCCTCGTTCCATAAG GTTTTTTATCCACATAGCATTGCAATATGCATTCACTACATGGACTTGCTTCATGCTCTACAAGGAATATGATCATGTCGCATCAATGAGACTGCGTTTCCTGGCTTCACAAAGAAGGCATGCTGAACAGTTCACT GTAGTGGTCAGGAATGTTCCGCATGTTTCTGGTCGGTCAGTGTTTGACACAGTGGaacaattctttaaaaaaaaccatccgAATACTTATCTTTGTCAGCAG GCAGTCTATAATGCAAGCAAATTTGCAAAACTTGTGAGAAAAAGAGATAGATTGCGAAATTGGCTCGATTATAACCAGCTTAAGTTTGAAAGACATCCAGACAAAAGGCCCACTCGAAAG aaaggaTTTCTAGGAATCTGGGGTGAAAGAGTTGATTCTATTGAATACTACAAGCAACAAATAAAGCTATTGGAGAAGAAT ATGGCATCGGAGCGCCAAAAAATTCTTAAAGACTCAAAATCTATCTTGCCAGtttcatttgtttcttttaattcacGCTGGGGGGCAGCTGTTTGTGCACAAACACAACAAAGCAAGAATCCAACATTATGGTTGACAAATTGGGCTCCAGATCCTCGCGATATCTATTGGTGTAATTTGGCTATACCATTCGTGTCACTGACTATTCGAAAGCTTATAATATCTTTGTCAGTGTTTGCTTTGGTGTTTTTCTACATGATACCTATAGCTTTTGTGCAATCCCTTGCAAATTTAGAGGGTCTTGAGAAAGTTGCTCCTTTCCTTAGGCCGGTCATAGAACT GAAATTCATCAAGTCATTCCTACAGGGTTTCCTTCCTGGTCTTGCACTTAAAATCTTTTTGTATATACTACCAGCGGTTTTGATGATAATGTCAAAAATCGAGGGATATATTGCACATTCAACTTTGGAGCGAAGAGCAGCAGCAAAGTATTATTACTTTATGTTAGTGAATGTATTCTTGGGGAGCATAATAGCTGGAACGGCATTCGAGCAGCTGGATGCTTTCCTTCACCAATCACCAACCCA GATTCCTAGAACTATTGGGGTTTCCATACCAATGAAGGCTACCTTTTTCATTACATATATAATGGTTGATGGATGGGCTGGTATTGCTGGAGAGATTCTCAGATTGAAGCCATTGATTATATTTCATCTTAAGAACATGTTTTTGGTAAAGACTGAAAGAGACAGAGAAAAGGCCATGAATCCTGGTAGTGTAGATTTCCCAGAGACTCTCCCAAGCCTCCAACTATACTTTCTTTTGGGAATCGTATATGCTGTGGTTACTCCAATACTGCTTCCCTTTATTCTAGTATTCTTTGCTTTCGCATACTTGGTTTACCGTCATCAG ATAATCAATGTCTACAATCAACAATACGAGAGTGCTGCTGCATTTTGGCCACATGTTCACAGCCGTATAATTGCAAGTTTATTGATATCTCAACTTTTACTTTTGGGCTTGCTTAGTACAAAAAAAGCAGCCAAATCCACTCCTTTGTTAGTTATCTTGCCCATATTGACATTATCTTTCCACAAGTTCTGCAAGAGTCGTTTCGAACCTGCATTTAGGAGGTACCCTCTTGAG GAAGCCATGGAGAAAGACATATTAGATCGAACTACAGAATCTGATATAAACTTGAAAGCATACTTGGCTGATGCATATTTGCACCCAATTTTCCACTCATTTGAGGAAGAAGAGTTGGTTGAGGTTGAGGTAAAGGTTGAAAGAAACAAATCGCATACTGCAAGTGATCCAACCACCGAAATCAACCCCCCCTCTCCACCACATCAAGTCAACCATCCTTTTTCCCCACCGCATTACATGTATCATCCTTCTTCTCCACCTCAGCATGTCTATGAGCCTTCCTCTCCATCCCATTATGCCTATCATTACGAAAATGATATCTATCATCCTCCCTCTCCACCCCATTATGCCTATCATTATGAAAACGAGCCTTGA
- the LOC133700975 gene encoding uncharacterized protein LOC133700975, which yields MQRLCTKLRSLASVSSSHRLLHPPPQSYHRHLHFAAASRKWNLNGSLLNTSSSLPMQLPSMAALSSSRLSQLPHSLVQVRHVSSRERKKRRKPMTPRTSKVKKIKMKAYSSYKERFRTMNDGTIRRWREGKNHNAHSKSKKSKRRLRQPSTVPAAYAKVMKKLNFCG from the exons ATGCAGAGATTATGCACCAAGCTCCGATCTTTAGCCTCTGTTTCCTCCTCACATCGCCTCCTCCACCCGCCTCCACAATCTTATCACCGACATCTCCATTTCGCCGCTGCTTCCCGTAAATGGAATCTTAATGGGTCCCTTTTGAACACATCTTCTTCTTTACCAATGCAGCTTCCTTCGATGGCAGCTCTGTCCTCTTCGCGTCTGTCTCAACTCCCCCACTCG TTGGTGCAAGTGCGTCATGTTTCATCAAGGGAGCGGAAAAAGAGGAGGAAGCCAATGACTCCACGCACCTCCAaagtaaaaaagattaaaatgaagGCTTACTC GTCCTATAAGGAAAGATTCAGGACAATGAATGATGGGACTATTCGTCGCTGGAGGGAGGGCAAGAATCACAATGCGCACTCGAAG TCAAAGAAATCAAAACGTCGACTGAGACAACCATCTACTGTACCTGCAGCCTATGCCAAAGTTATGAAGAAGCTTAACTTCTGTGGTTAA